A single window of Pristis pectinata isolate sPriPec2 chromosome 8, sPriPec2.1.pri, whole genome shotgun sequence DNA harbors:
- the LOC127573426 gene encoding LOW QUALITY PROTEIN: probable G-protein coupled receptor 174 (The sequence of the model RefSeq protein was modified relative to this genomic sequence to represent the inferred CDS: inserted 1 base in 1 codon): protein MSLNITSLCKNEEWDSELFLYAVAYGIIVIPGXLGNSVALWVLTGNIRKEKKAVIFMINLAIADLAHMLTLPLRIFYYITHTWPFGKFMCLFCFYLKFVNMYASILFLVCISVQRCVFLISPFKYSTWRRRYDVGFSVIGWVIVILMCLPFPIMRNTGSFNSSLCFADLPMKQVNLTSSIFMLTAAELLGFLGPMIIIIVCTWKTAESLRVESTLPNDRGGKKALNLLLMCAVVFLICFVPYHVLFLLNQLRQLNFITDCSVRKNIVILHSLSLCVASMNACLDPIIYYFVTSEFREQLSRTGSFLVRSRHLSRESTTSR from the exons ATGTCATTGAACATAACCTCCCTCTGTAAAAATGAAGAATGGGATAGTGAGCTGTTTCTTTACGCAGTTGCATACGGAATAATTGTCATTCCTG ATCTTGGTAACAGTGTGGCCTTGTGGGTCTTAACTGGGAACATCAGAAAGGAGAAGAAGGCAGTGATATTCATGATAAACCTAGCCATTGCTGATCTGGCACACATGTTGACCTTGCCCTTGAGGATCTTCTACTACATAACTCACACCTGGCCTTTTGGAAAATTCATGTGCTTATTTTGTTTCTATCTAAAGTTTGTTAACATGTatgccagcattttatttttagtttgcaTCAGTGTCCAACGCTGCGTTTTCTTAATCAGTCCATTCAAGTATAGCACCTGGAGACGAAGGTATGATGTGGGCTTCAGTGTTATTGGATGGGTGATTGTTATTCTGATGTGCCTGCCATTCCCCATCATGCGGAACACAGGATCGTTCAACAGCTCACTCTGTTTTGCAGATCTTCCCATGAAGCAAGTCAACCTGACATCTTCCATATTTATGCTAACAGCAGCAGAATTACTGGGGTTTTTAGGGCCCATGATCATCATCATTGTCTGCACTTGGAAAACTGCAGAGTCTTTAAGGGTGGAGTCAACACTGCCCAATGACCGAGGTGGAAAGAAAGCTCTAAACTTGCTGCTGATGTGTGCAGTGGTTTTCCTGATTTGTTTCGTTCCCTATCATGTACTCTTCCTGCTCAACCAGCTCAGACAGTTGAACTTCATCACAGATTGCTCTGTGAGGAAGAATATCGTGATTCTGCATTCATTGTCATTATGTGTGGCAAGCATGAATGCCTGCTTGGACCCGATCATCTATTACTTTGTTACGAGTGAATTCAGAGAGCAGCTGTCACGAACAGGAAGCTTCCTCGTGCGGAGTCGCCACTTGAGCAGGGAAAGTACCACCAGTCGGTAA